CTCGAATAATGCCGCTGGCCACCTGTTGAAAAACAAAGTCTAATAGCCCCAGGAAGACGGCCATGGCTACGGTCACGGCCACAATAATCATGGTCAGGTTTTTGGCCTCATCACGGGTAGGCCAGGTGACTTTCCGTAATTCCGCCCGGGTCTCCTGAAAATA
This genomic interval from Anaerolineae bacterium contains the following:
- the secE gene encoding preprotein translocase subunit SecE, whose translation is MVRYFQETRAELRKVTWPTRDEAKNLTMIIVAVTVAMAVFLGLLDFVFQQVASGIIRGDIVWIGIATILFLGGVAAFYFNGQQE